CCGTGTGGCGAACACGCCTCGCCCGGCGGACCCGGTGAGCGAGACCCGGATCGGAGGCGGCGCTGGTCGACCCGTATCCTCAGCCTTATCGGCTGTGCTGGTGGATGAGAAGGAGGAAGATGCGAGAAAAAGCTTCGTTTGGGAATACAATGTTTTGAACCGTGAAACGCAACGGCTAGTACGGCCCAAGGCCAAGGCCGACATTTTCCCAAATGCAATTACGATGTGATTATGCATTTGTTTTAATAGTTAGTTGTGAACGGGAGGACTTATAAGGACAAAATTGTCATtccacataaattttttaataattttacccTTTAAATAAAACCAATTGAATTTCCTCCCATTCAAATGAGCTGAATCCCTTAAATGAATTGGAGAGATCCAAATTTAacttggtttttttatttttacatgaaTCTTTTTGATTGTTGGACTGTCTTGTTATGCTGTCTTGTTATGCATCGTACACTTAatgattttctttctctttgcaatatgttgggttttatttttgtgtttacaAATTCATGTGTCAAAAAACATGAATGTTAGGTTGTAATGTTTATGTTTGAGTAAAGGATCAagtcgttaaaaaaaaatgaaaaaaataaagttacgaATGTTTTCCAATAATGACCATATATGAAGGCAAGCTTAGTAGCATTGGAAAGATGATTTAACAGATTATAAACTTTGTATTTGACAACCATTTTTCAATTCTAATATTTACTAGCTCACAATAAATTGTCAACAAACTAAAGAATGGAAGTTTGTAAGACACTGATTGAAGTTTAGTTGATTGAACCAGTGCATCAAGTCTCAATACTGATACTCAAGAAGCTCTATTGATGGCTTGTTCGACTAAGATTGCAACAAATTGTTTCAAACCTAGCCGACTTAGCCTAAAAACTTTACTCTTCACTCCATCTATATAAACCTCATAAGTCACAATTTTTGGAGGGCTTAGAGGctatttttcattgttattgGAGAGATTCATAAATACCTTTTGAGCCTAAACAGATTTGATTTATCCTTGATAATATACCACATTCTtcattgttttttcaaataacttTATCTTAAAACCGCACACATAATTTCATAAATACCTTTTCTCTAACTAACATTCAATTTACAAAGTTCTCCCAAACTAAAGATTGCACTAATTCTcccttcaaattatcaaaaatttgcaatgtatccTTTTTGtcccgtaaaaaaaaaaaaaaaaaattatcataattttttaataagacaaaaacacCTTAtaaatttgggaaagaaaaaataaatggataaTTTCACGGAGGACCCTTAAATTACAACGCGTTTTGAGGAGAcattactaaatttcaaaaactctcaatttttgCAGTTAAACCCTAACAGAAAccactaaaaaaactaaattacccttcaaatttttttgtgtattttttttcaatttgaaattttataaaagttttagagggataaaagtcatttcatcacttttaacgtctaaaaattgatgaaatgggttagattgcatcaaattgaaagttcggatGGTAAAATTAAGAGGATTTGAAATTTGAGAGAAtctttaacaataataataataataaaaaataaaaaaataaaaaaaagaaggattttTCAATGACGTAAAGTTCAGTTCCTCCCCCATGATCAGAAACTTCCGAGCAATGGCAAAAGAAGTAATACTGCACTAGCGTTACTGACTTACTGTGTTGCCTGAATTGTCATTGTAGAGCTTCCGTATTGATACAGTGAATCTCTTATCTCTCACGCGACCTTGAAAAGGCCAAAGAAAAATCGTAGACAGATTCCGCCGGGACCGACAACTTCATTGAATGGTTCATCAGATGTCGATGTTGACGACACTGGTTTTATTTCCATCTGGATACGGACGCTACTGCAGCACTGCTGATATGAAGTGATTGTGAATATGGTCAGGTGGTATTGGTTCAGCCGCTCCGACAGcaaccaaattaaaatttgtATGGGACTAGAATgtattgaatatttttttttggaggtcaaaaaaaaatctaaaatatcatttttaacaaatttaaagggAAAGATGTAAAATCAGTTGATTTATTCTTTATAATCAAATTTCGTCTTtagattatttgattttgatggtAACACGTTAAagttaataaaattgtgacatgtatCTTATTTAAATCAGAATCACCAATATGTTTACTTATTTGAAATAGTGTCACGCATAATAAAATAGTGGTGGCAGTTGATAATTCAAAGATTGatcttttctttgttcttctAAGCCATACGTACAAAGAAGAAAGATAGTCATGTTTACTCATATGAAATGGCATTATGGCAGGAATAAAAAACAATATCATCTGCCCCCTATCGGGCTTCCCACAAGGCAGGCCACAATTCAATTCTCGACATGGGCGTGCATGGGagataaactttaaaaattacattttaatttattgcttttttttttttttttttttttggggaatctttcaaattttattcatGAAAGATATAGTGAACAGCAAATATATCATCatagagcataaagctctaacATATCATAACCAATTGCTATGTTATTACAATGTCATAAATACAATCAGAAATTTTTTACACAGTCTATTTATGACAGCAGCTTCCGCTAACCCTTGCCCAACTTCACTTATAAAACAGATTTACTTCGGCCTCTAAAAGCAGACTAAATCTTAGACATAAGCAGCCCATATTTCCCTTAATCTTATTTTTAGGCCGTGAGAGATAATCTCCCATGATGATCTAACCCTCATTGGCCCAAAGGTCAGGAGAAAAATAATCTTCCTTGACCCAAAGGCCAGGACAAAacgaacaaaacaaaatacaaaaatcaaaacaaagcaGAAGCACactaaaaacaataacaaaaaaccCCAACATAAGCAGCAACGGAGGAGCACGGTATCGTAGACATTCCCAAAAAGACACGTCGGTGCGTACGATCCGCGCGTCGGCACGCGGGACTCCGTTGGTTGATCGGCGTAGCTCGATGGAAAGGGGAGAAACTGGCTAGGATGGTGATGGGGCGCGTAGCTAACATAGAAGAGTAGATCTAAGTTCGAAAAAAGTAGTTCTAAAATATAGCTGCAAAAAAGGGAGATCAAAAGAGGTTACAGAGAAGACACCAGATACTGCTactaaggaaagaaaaagagagaagaatagGGAAggggggaggagggaagaacgACATCCTCTCTATTTTTTCCCCTCTCGGGCTCtggtctttgttgttttttttttttttttttccgtttttcttattattattattgtttttttggtaaaaaaatattgcatattatatatgagaaaaatataaacatatattaaGGTTATAAAATCTCAAGTATTTAATACGAAGTCCACGTATGAATTGGATTGAAGATTCAATGAtaccattaaaaataaaaataaaaaagctaccccctttctttttcttaccaAATAgtgcagaaaatatatatatgacaaacaCTTTTAATTGGACAAGTCACATGTATTTTTTgtatacaaaaacaaaacattatttGATAAACAATGAATTCCTCGAGGAAAAATTGTATCCACATGATATATGTACATAAAACTTAAGGGTCACCTATTGTGGTCAAAGTCAACGATATAAAGCACTCTTCAAGAAGCAATTAGCACCACCCGATCAAAATCATGATCATTCATCTATCGGTGATCTCCAAGCAAGATCCTCCCCTGGATATTCCGTTTGTACTTCGTTAGGAGGAATGAAACAATCGATGGAGAGGCCAGGGACGTTGAATGAGAGGTCATCGATGGCCCATTTCTCCTCCATCCGTGTGATCGCGGGGCCCGCCTTCAAGTTGTCACCGAACCGTGAGATGATCACACTTGATTGGCCAGCGTGAGCGATCATCACGCCCTCCACCGTCCGATAGTCTTCAATTTTTGTTGACATTGTGGTCTCCCAGTACATGGGGTGCGTCCCAGGGGATTGAATCCTGGTTAAGTAAGAGTCCTCTAAATATACCAGGAGCCCACTTCTTTGGCTGAAGTAGCCAAATATAACATGCTTTATCATCTCTGCAGTGTTGTCGCCACGTTCAGCCAGGTCCGTTTGATCAGCTGACAATTTCAGCACAAAACAATCAACGCCTGAAATTCGCTTTTCTCCCAAGTGCTGTGCTGGCGAAAATACGGCCGCTATGGCCAAAGGATCTAGTCCCTACAAATGTTCATATATATTAGTATCTAACGGATTTGAATAAAACATTCCTAAGAAGGctaagattattattttttactacagtttaatttaataattcacTGATTTAAgatattaattgattaatttactATACTAAACAAATCTTTCATAATTTTGTAGTCATCCTTTCAAGCAAAGcaataaacaaacacaaattatttttatatactaaattataaaaaatatatatatattaaccagaAATTCCTATTCAGAGAAGTATTTTATCAACTAAGTTACAGAATTCAACGTCAATTGTCACATCTTAGATCATAGATTACCAAAAGTTTATGAAATTAGCCAACAGCCACCTACCTATGACAATAATTTAACTTTGAAGACTTCAAATGGAAGCGTAAGATGAAGAACACGCAAAAGTAAAACACAAACAATACCCAATAGTAAAACACAAACAATACCCAATTTTGTCACATGTTTCTTGAGACAAAATTTTCCGGCATGTTTGTTTCTTGGAAATTTAacaaacccctttttttttcttttttttttttctgttgttaaaaaaaaatttggagtaaGGATTACTTAAGCAACAAGAATAATGATAATAGATCGATTCATAGTACTTACCTGAAGTGCTCGCCGGAGAGGACGAACACCGCCTCTGGCGGCATGCGCGCCGAGCCACGGCGTGTGGCGCCAAGCCATGTTGCCATCACTACCGGCTACAACCTTGTGACCACCCACAACGAGCTCAATCAGCCACATATTGGGGACCATCTGCCACATTACAAAGCACCCTTTTTGCGACTCTCCGGTGGCTCCGGCAGCCGAGCCGCCAGCGCCCGGCTCATCCACCATGGCCATGGACACTTTTCCGGTGGCAAAAATGTTCTTCACCGTCCCCTCTAGTTTCCGGCAGCCAGTCGCCGCCGTGAAGTGTTGTATGATATATTGTGCCGAGGAGGAGACCTGCCGGAGGCCAAGAACAAAAACCATTATGCATCTGTTTTACGAAAATATAGTTGTGGTCCTTTTTTGCTTTAACTTTTACAAAAGTATGCAACTTGATTGGATACTGCATAGTGGATATCACATCCACTAGTGTCATATTTCTGGAAAACCTACATTAGTCGGTTACAACATCATcaaataactcttttttttttttttttactcaagtGTTTGATCTGATAACttcaaatcatcaaataaaaatatgttttgaaaaaaatgtgaaagattGCAGAGATCGTGAATGGTGTACCTCGGTGGTGGTGGGTTGTTTGGGATGGAGCGGAATGGGGAAGAGAGGGCAACCCAGGACGCTGAGGAGGATCCGGAGGTCGGATTTCTTGTTGAAGACGAGGGAGAGGTGGGTCTTGATCCAGTTCCGCCATGTGAGACCTCGACCTTTCTTGGAGCTGTTTGAGCTGTCGTCTTCTTGGTTGACGGGCTCCTCCGACAATGGCGCAAGCCGACCCATCTCAGCGTTTTGAGAGATTCGGAAGAGGGAAGAAACAGAGGGAGAGATTTATGAAGGAAAATGAGTGGAAGGCTCCTAAAGGAGAGTGCTGAGTGCTGAGTGCTCTCTGTTGTGATGCACTTTGTGCACATGCGGCTTGGGCGCGTGCACCCCATTTGACTTCACTTCAttagttcttttattttattttatttaatattttcctgttttctaTGAATGAATAAGCATCACAAATAACGATTGATTGGAAAATTGCAACTTACTGCCGGTTTAGACTTTAGAGTTAGTTATGATATTAATTACCAGTTGATTTTGTTGACTATTAAGTCTTTATTATTATATCTTCATTTAAACTCACAACAGATCTCATCTACTTACCTTTtttcattcactttttttttatattaaaataatgtataaaaaattatttttggttccctacacattgaAAAAAACTGTAACAATCTTTGAGTGTTGGTTAGATGTAAGAAATATgatgtgagtaggtttttgtggtttttctataattttttttaaacataagaAAGGAAATGTCATATAGGCATCTACTGCTACTGCTAGTGCTGTGGAtgtgaaaaataacattactttaaaGCAAAATGTTACATATTATATTGGGAGCCCCTACTATGCGGTCATGCTGCAATAGGATTGTTTTGCAGCATCCACTCTTATAGTGACACATCACCAAGctcattttgacaaaataaaatcaaaacaccaAATAACAGCAAATTCACAACCAAAACACCACCGGCCAGCAAACCCACAACCAAACTACCGGCGCCGGCCAGCAGCATCCCACGGCGCCAGAGACTTTCTTCTGAATGTCATTTTTGATTGCAGgtcttctcttcctcctctgtTTTTCCCCATTTCGGTCGGATAAAATGATTTggttcttcaaaggtaaaattcATCCCCTTTGCTGTTGATTCTTGAATTAAGttgggtatttgattttgggtGTTCTTAATCGAGTGGGTAGTGCTATGTTCTTTGTGAAATTGGTGTTGATGTTTGGTTTGTAGTAGTGCTTTTGGGGATGGTTTGGCCGAATGGGTTTGGGATGGGGATGGTTTGGCCGAATGGGTTTTAGATGGATTTTAATGGGTTGATTGTTGAGAATATTTGTTTCCCCAATCTGGCGTGACCCATGGCCAACGTGGgagagaagaaggaagaaatgggaggaagaagaagaggagttgTCGGCAGGAAGGAAGAAataggagagaagaagaaatgggaggAAGAATCTAGTGTTTTAGGTGTAAGATAGTTTTGTACATTTTTCCTATGTGTCAATGTTCTATTGGGGGCTGCAAAAGACTACTTTTGCAGCCCGACCGCATAGGAGGTTTACTCTATTATATTTCATCTCACTTCTAACCTATTAAACTGATGTGACAGTATTTATCaattcttaaatattttttaagaaaatgagaaCTAATGCAAAAATTAATGAGCATTTTCACATTAATTTAGTGAAACAGAATGCAGTATTTAATATTATTCTAATTTAAAACCAACCCAATTATGATGAAGTAGTCCAAACATTTTTCCTGTGGAAATGCTGAGGTGGGTGCATAAGGAAGTTCACTTTGGcactttgtttttttacttttcctgtttactttatttttttgttccttaAAAAGGTTGAACTTTATGATGTCTTTTGCAAACAACTAGAGTTTAGATGTTCAATTAGCAAAAGGTAGTATAATAATGGTGGAAAGGTACAAGGTTAACAGCCTTTTGCCAATTAGCTGCAAAGCTAATTGATAGTACTTTAGATAAAGTAATAACCTAGATTTAGGAAATGGTTAGTCACACTCACATGCACCCTACAACCCTATATTATCTACCCCAGTTCCTCCCACTGAGATTAGATCAAGTACCACATGCATTATATTTTCATCAAGatctcaaaagaaaatatttttatgaaattttgattaAGTTTATTTGTTAGTTGGGTCACAGCCTGTACAGGGTGTAAATGGCCTCACTATTTTACAGGGGTGTTTGCCTAAATTAATCCTCTTTGGTTTGACGGATTTCTCTTCTATtagcaagaagaaaaaatacaaaataataaaataataaaaataaaatatgggtGTTGACAGTGTTGTACGATCACCTTCAATTGCTCTCAAGAATCTTGTAAAACCAAAATTTGAACAGTCCAACCTGTGATGAATATAGGATTGACAATGTTTAAAACAAATTTGTAAATTCGTTCTGAATTCAATATGAAAGTATTGGATTAAGATTAATGggtttaactcatttaattaagtGGGTCGAATTATAGTTAGCCTATATAGTGTAATATACATATACCGTCATGACCTAAACCCGACACGCAACATAAGAGCTAACAATTTTTGATATGTTCTGcaaacccaacaaaaaagaacccaatacgaaattaataagttagagttgactcatttaattagaAAAGTCGAGTTAtgattaacctatatagtcttatacctatATCTTGTCAGTACCCAAATCTAAACCCGACACTCAATACAAATTGTCACCCCTAGATTAGTGTAAAGAATTCATGTAGACGTGAATTATGATATTATGTACTATTTAAACACTTCaatcccccccaaaaaaaaacaaaaaaacaaaatgtaaacACTagccttacaaaaaaaaaaaaaaactatcctagcattataatatataatttattattattattgttgtgtttattttctttttaaatttttagcaTATTTGTCAGTAATCACATCTCTATgattctatttaaaaaaaaaaaaaaactgacttAAGCTATCCTATTTTTCATATgatatcatatgatataatatgatatgatatttaTCTAGAGTATAAAAACTCTAAACAACTAGAGCAAATTGCTCTTAAAAGAACTAcatcaaaaatacaattagaaATCTCTTCCATTCATATCTTTTTCGTAAATTCTTGAGCCGCTATCTTAGTCAAACCATGTGCTGCAAAGTTGGCCTCACATTTAGCATGCACAACTTCCCACCTTCGAAGACTCGAGAGGACCATCTGCACATCCACAATAACTTGGCCATACCTCGAACATTGATCCCCCATTTTATTGATAGCCTTAACCACTTGGATTGAGTCTCCTTTCAATATTACATCCAACACACCCAGATCACAACAGAATTCCGAAGCATATAAAGCTCCCATTGATTCAGCAATAACCGGAGCTGGGCATGTATCAACAGTTCGGCTTAGAGCAGCAATAACCAAACCTTTGGAATCCCGAATAATTACCCCTATCCCAATACGTTTACC
Above is a genomic segment from Corylus avellana chromosome ca9, CavTom2PMs-1.0 containing:
- the LOC132192109 gene encoding uncharacterized protein LOC132192109, with amino-acid sequence MGRLAPLSEEPVNQEDDSSNSSKKGRGLTWRNWIKTHLSLVFNKKSDLRILLSVLGCPLFPIPLHPKQPTTTEVSSSAQYIIQHFTAATGCRKLEGTVKNIFATGKVSMAMVDEPGAGGSAAGATGESQKGCFVMWQMVPNMWLIELVVGGHKVVAGSDGNMAWRHTPWLGAHAARGGVRPLRRALQGLDPLAIAAVFSPAQHLGEKRISGVDCFVLKLSADQTDLAERGDNTAEMIKHVIFGYFSQRSGLLVYLEDSYLTRIQSPGTHPMYWETTMSTKIEDYRTVEGVMIAHAGQSSVIISRFGDNLKAGPAITRMEEKWAIDDLSFNVPGLSIDCFIPPNEVQTEYPGEDLAWRSPIDE
- the LOC132162224 gene encoding uncharacterized protein LOC132162224, coding for MKADWDIAVNLNGKRIGIGVIIRDSKGLVIAALSRTVDTCPAPVIAESMGALYASEFCCDLGVLDVILKGDSIQVVKAINKMGDQCSRYGQVIVDVQMVLSSLRRWEVVHAKCEANFAAHGLTKIAAQEFTKKI